The following are encoded together in the Vigna unguiculata cultivar IT97K-499-35 chromosome 2, ASM411807v1, whole genome shotgun sequence genome:
- the LOC114173035 gene encoding wall-associated receptor kinase-like 20, whose amino-acid sequence MFLLHHFLQLLFSLSISKTMDFTHPSVFLLSLFLFLFPSLISSQICEKNCGKETLKYPFGSGPGCGDPRFQPHVTCSNQKLTFSTHTGSYPVTSIDYANEVIYISDPTMSTCSCTVPSKGFGLNWDAPFTFADRTIFALVDCAMNSSSICQNGYDDGSNSKLLCDQGTPICSLLYSCRPISTINLPISTCCVYTPVNLGPSFEMDLQKLQCPSYTGFYNFNDQQSDPEKWNYGIALKYKFSVTNDYPGSCDACERSHGVCGYNVAFNSFICNCPNGINTTTDCYFISSFNNGFRNGVSWLIYAVVWSLVWFFL is encoded by the exons ATGTTCTTGCTCCACCATTTTCTGCAACTCTTATTCTCCCTCAGCATCTCAAAAACAATGGATTTCACCCACCCTTCAGTTTTTCTTCTCTCCCTTTTCCTTTTCCTATTCCCTTCTCTGATCTCATCACAAATCTGCGAGAAAAACTGTGGCAAAGAAACTCTCAAGTACCCTTTTGGTAGTGGCCCTGGTTGTGGTGATCCTCGCTTCCAACCACATGTTACATGCAGCAACCAAAAACTCACCTTCTCCACTCACACTGGTTCCTACCCTGTTACCTCAATTGACTATGCCAACGAGGTCATATACATCTCAGATCCCACCATGTCAACATGCTCTTGCACTGTCCCTAGCAAAGGCTTTGGCTTAAACTGGGACGCGCCTTTCACTTTTGCTGATAGAACAATCTTTGCTCTAGTGGACTGTGCAATGAACTCATCATCCATATGCCAAAATGGCTACGATGATGGAAGCAACTCGAAGCTGTTATGTGACCAAGGAACACCCATTTGCAGTCTTCTATATTCATGCAGACCTATCAGCACCATCAACCTCCCAATCTCAACATGCTGTGTTTACACACCAGTTAATCTTGGACCATCGTTTGAAATGGATCTGCAGAAGCTGCAATGTCCTTCCTACACGGGGTTTTACAATTTCAATGATCAACAATCGGATCCTGAAAAGTGGAACTATGGAATAGCTCTCAAGTACAAGTTCAGTGTCACAAATGACTATCCTGGTTCGTGTGATGCTTGTGAAAGGAGCCATGGAGTGTGTGGATACAATGTTGCATTTAACTCATTTATCTGCAACTGTCCCAATGGGATTAACACCACAACAGACTGTTACTTCATATCATCTTTTAACAATGGTTTTAGAAATG GTGTTTCTTGGTTGATCTATGCTGTGGTATGGTCTCTTGTTTGGTTCTTCTTGTAG
- the LOC114174132 gene encoding hydroxyproline O-galactosyltransferase GALT6-like, producing MKRGSKVDLFVLPNRLTLLQIFMVVMLFYLLFMSFEIPLAFRAGLGSDNGAVFLTDALPVSMPLLLEEPNHGVQIRGPRGLKLEKVSSLRFNGSFSEGSELHKVARHAWVAGQKLWGDVVSGKVKSFAKVTVENGSDSCPNSVSVSGPEFRGKGVMVLPCGLTLWSHVTVVGTPRWAHAERDPKIAVVRDGDEAVMVSQFMMELQGLKAVDKEEPPRILHFNPRLRGDWSGRPVIEQNTCYRMQWGSALRCEGWKSRADEETVDGHVKCEKWIRDDNNRSEEWKATWWLNRLIGRKKKVTVDWPYPFSEGKLFVLTISAGLEGYHVSVDGRHVTSFPYRTGFALEDATGLSINGDVDVHSIFAASLPTSHPSFAPQMHLELLPQWKAPPLHDVNVDLFIGILSAGNHFAERMAVRKSWMQHKLIKSSHVVARFFVALHARKDINVDIKKEAEYFGDIIIVPYMDHYDLVVLKTIAICEYGIHTVAAKYIMKCDDDTFVRVDSIVNDVRQAQTGRSLYMGNMNYHHRPLRYGKWAVTYEEWVEEEYPIYANGPGYIVSADIAQFIVSEFEKRKLKLFKMEDVSMGMWVEQFNSTRAVEYVHNLKFCQFGCVEEYYTAHYQSPRQMTCMWEKLQHQGKPLCCNMR from the exons ATGAAGAGGGGCAGTAAAGTAGACCTTTTTGTGCTACCCAACAGGCTCACACTGCTTCAGATTTTCATGGTGGTGATGCTCTTTTACTTGCTCTTCATGAGCTTCGAAATCCCTCTGGCTTTCAGAGCTGGGTTGGGTTCCGATAATGGCGCTGTTTTTCTCACCGACGCATTGCCCGTGTCCATGCCGCTCTTGCTTGAAGAACCGAACCATGGGGTACAAATTCGCGGGCCCAGAGGGTTGAAGTTGGAGAAAGTTTCCTCCTTGAGGTTCAACGGGAGCTTCTCGGAGGGTTCGGAGCTGCACAAGGTGGCGCGGCACGCATGGGTCGCTGGGCAGAAGCTCTGGGGAGATGTGGTGAGTGGGAAAGTGAAGAGCTTTGCAAAGGTGACGGTTGAAAACGGGTCGGACTCGTGCCCGAATTCGGTTTCGGTTTCCGGGCCGGAGTTTCGGGGGAAAGGGGTGATGGTGCTGCCGTGCGGACTGACGCTCTGGTCGCACGTGACGGTGGTGGGGACGCCACGGTGGGCGCATGCGGAGAGGGACCCTAAGATAGCGGTGGTGAGGGACGGAGATGAGGCGGTGATGGTGTCGCAGTTCATGATGGAGTTGCAGGGATTGAAGGCTGTGGACAAAGAGGAACCGCCGAGGATTCTGCATTTCAATCCGAGGTTGAGAGGGGATTGGAGTGGGAGGCCTGTGATTGAGCAGAATACTTGCTACAGGATGCAGTGGGGTTCTGCTCTCAGGTGTGAGGGGTGGAAGTCTCGAGCGGATGAGGAAACTG TTGATGGACATGTAAAATGTGAAAAGTGGATTCGGGACGACAACAATCGTTCTGAAGAGTGGAAGGCAACATGGTGGTTAAACAGATTGATAGGACGAAAAAAGAAGGTGACAGTTGATTGGCCATATCCTTTTTCAGAGGGTAAGTTATTTGTTCTCACCATAAGTGCTGGCTTGGAAGGTTATCATGTTAGTGTGGATGGAAGGCATGTGACATCCTTTCCCTATCGCACG GGATTTGCTCTTGAGGATGCTACTGGACTATCCATAAATGGAGATGTCGATGTGCACTCTATATTTGCTGCTTCCTTACCTACATCACATCCTAGCTTTGCTCCACAGATGCATCTTGAATTGCTTCCACAGTGGAAAGCTCCTCCTCTTCACGATGTGAATGTGGATCTTTTCATCGGAATTCTTTCTGCCGGAAATCATTTTGCGGAACGGATGGCTGTGAGGAAGTCCTGGATGCAGCACAAGCTAATCAAATCTTCACATGTTGTGGCTCGGTTTTTTGTAGCCTTG CATGCAAGGAAGGATATAAATGTGGACATAAAGAAAGAGGCAGAGTATTTCGGTGATATTATTATAGTCCCATACATGGATCATTATGACCTTGTTGTGTTGAAGACCATAGCTATCTGTGAATATGGG ATTCATACAGTGGCTGCTAAGTATATCATGAAGTGTGATGATGACACATTTGTAAGAGTGGATTCTATAGTAAATGATGTCAGACAAGCTCAAACTGGTAGAAGTCTCTACATGGGAAATATGAATTACCACCACAGGCCTCTTCGCTACGGCAAATGGGCTGTAACTTATGAG GAATGGGTAGAGGAAGAGTATCCTATATATGCCAATGGTCCAGGTTACATAGTCTCAGCTGACATTGCACAATTCATTGTATCTGAATTCGAGAAGCGCAAATTAAAA TTATTTAAAATGGAGGATGTGAGCATGGGAATGTGGGTGGAGCAGTTCAACAGCACAAGAGCAGTAGAGTATGTGCACAACTTGAAGTTCTGTCAATTTGGGTGTGTTGAAGAGTACTACACTGCACATTACCAATCACCAAGACAAATGACATGCATGTGGGAAAAATTGCAACATCAAGGAAAACCACTGTGTTGCAACATGAGATGA